The nucleotide sequence CAATAACCGCCCTGTTCCACGTAGCTGAGGTACTCGAGCTGCCAGCCATCCTGTTCCAGGGTGGCCAGGCGGCTGTCACCGTTGAGGCTCAGGCGGCTCTTGCTGTCCGGCGCGGGCAAGCCGCGGACCCACCACACCAGGTGCGAGACAGGCAGTTTCCAGCCAATCTGCTCTTCCAGCAGCGCTTCGGGCGAGGTGGCCTCGTAGCGACCCTGGTTGGCGACTTCGAGGCTGACTTGTCCCGGGCGGCCGGTCAGGCGCGCGGCGCCGCGCCCCAGGGGGCCGGACAAGCGAATGTCGTAGTAATCCTGGCGTTGCAGCCAGAACAAGGTGCCGCTGCCGGAATCTTTCGGTGCGCGCACCCCGACTTTGCCTTCGATCTGCCAGCCGTCGATACTGCCGAGCTGATCCTTGTGCTGCTTCCATTGCGCCGGGTTGCCCTGGCCCTCAACGGATTCGCGGGCACCGAAGCCCGCGCAACCGGCGAGCAGGGCGATGAAGCTGAAAACGATAACGTGGCGCAAGAACATAAGCTTAAAGGGTCTCGGATCCGGTCAGGCGCTTGATGGTACCGCGCAGGATGGGGCTTTCTGGTTGTTCCTTGAGGAATTTTTCCCAGATCTGGCGGGCTTCGCGCTGCTTGCCATTGGCCCACAGCACCTCGCCCAGGTGTGCAGCGACTTCCTGGTCGGGGAAGCGCTCCAGGGCCTGGCGCAGCAAGCGTTCGGCTTCGTCGAGGTTACCCAGGCGATAGTTCACCCAGCCCAGGCTGTCGAGTACGGCCGGGTCTTCCGGGTTGAGCTTGTGCGCCTGTTCGATCAACGCCTTGGCTTCGTCGTAGCGCGTGGTGCGGTCGGACAAGGTGTAGCCCAGGGCATTCAGGGCCATGGCGTTGTCCGGGTCGCGCTTGATGATCAGGCGCAGGTCTTTTTCCATCTGCGCCAGGTCATTGCGTTTTTCCGCCTGCATGGCGCGGGTGTACAGCAGGTTCAAATCGTCGGGGAATTGCAACAAGGCCTGTTGCAGCACCTTCCAGGCGCGCTCGCCCTGATTATTGGCTGACAAGGTCTCGGCCTGGATCAGGTAAAGCTGGATCCCGTAGTCCGGTTCGGCATCCCGTGCAGCGGCCAGGCGTTTTTCTGCCTCATCGGTACGCCCGTTGCTCATCAGGATGTCGGCCTGGCGCAGTTGGGCCGGCAGGTAGTCGTTGCCTGGGCCGACCTGTGCGTATTCGAGCAGGGCGGCCTGCGGGTCGCTGCGCTCTTCAGCGATGCGACCCAGGTTCAGGTGCGC is from Pseudomonas marginalis and encodes:
- the lolB gene encoding lipoprotein insertase outer membrane protein LolB, giving the protein MFLRHVIVFSFIALLAGCAGFGARESVEGQGNPAQWKQHKDQLGSIDGWQIEGKVGVRAPKDSGSGTLFWLQRQDYYDIRLSGPLGRGAARLTGRPGQVSLEVANQGRYEATSPEALLEEQIGWKLPVSHLVWWVRGLPAPDSKSRLSLNGDSRLATLEQDGWQLEYLSYVEQGGYWLPERIKLHGTDLDVTLVIKDWQPRKLGQ